The Niallia alba genome includes a window with the following:
- a CDS encoding ABC transporter ATP-binding protein — protein sequence MQRELTDPFRYPKPNLKPDASVVKKGKKPKNMGKTLYRLWGYLAQKKRLLFLVLVMVALSCALGLLGPYVLGMSIDRFIVNRSLDGFTGMLVALGCIYFLHSVALFLQNYWMIGISQTTVFQLRADLFHQFHELPISYFDKKQHGELMSRVTNDIENVSSTLNSSVIQIFSSIITLIGTVVVMFLLSPLLTFLTLTIVPVMFMGMKWITSRTGVLFKEQQKNLGDLNGFIEESISGQKIVKTFSLEEKMINDMKEKSDELKNSAYWAQVYSGFIPKLMNMLNNASYAIIVGVGGLLALKSGAVSIGVIVIFVEYSRQFTRPLNDLSNQFNTLLSAIAGAERVFEVLDEEREEVDEKTAIVMKEIKGEVQFSHVSFSYESDKEILRDIHFKVKPGETIALVGPTGAGKTTIIQLITRFYDATTGNILVDGQEITKIKRESLRSHMGFVLQDSYLFEGTIKENIRYGRLNATDKEVENAAKMANAHGFIEHLSEGYDTILSANGNGISQGQKQLLSISRAILADPSILILDEATSSIDTITEVKIQDALKRLMKGKTSFVVAHRLNTIKHADVILVLDKGMIVEKGSHEELLKKQGFYYELHQNQFSEASE from the coding sequence ATGCAAAGGGAACTAACCGATCCATTTCGCTATCCTAAACCTAACTTAAAGCCAGATGCTTCAGTAGTTAAAAAAGGGAAAAAACCAAAGAATATGGGAAAGACCTTATACAGGTTATGGGGCTATCTTGCACAAAAAAAGAGATTATTATTTCTTGTATTAGTGATGGTTGCCTTAAGCTGTGCATTAGGTTTATTAGGACCATATGTTTTAGGAATGTCTATTGACCGTTTTATTGTAAATAGAAGTTTAGATGGCTTTACAGGAATGCTTGTAGCGCTTGGTTGTATTTATTTTCTCCATTCAGTGGCGTTATTTTTGCAAAATTATTGGATGATTGGTATTTCACAAACGACTGTTTTCCAATTGAGAGCAGACTTATTTCATCAATTTCATGAATTACCGATAAGTTATTTTGACAAAAAACAGCATGGTGAATTAATGAGTCGTGTAACCAATGATATTGAAAATGTAAGCTCCACCTTAAATAGCTCGGTTATCCAGATTTTTTCTAGTATTATCACATTGATTGGGACAGTAGTCGTTATGTTTTTGCTTAGTCCGTTATTAACGTTTCTTACTTTAACAATTGTCCCAGTTATGTTTATGGGAATGAAATGGATTACAAGTAGAACAGGCGTGTTATTTAAGGAGCAGCAAAAAAACCTAGGAGATCTAAATGGGTTTATTGAGGAATCCATTTCTGGTCAAAAAATCGTTAAAACTTTTTCTTTAGAGGAAAAAATGATTAATGATATGAAAGAAAAGAGCGACGAGCTAAAGAATTCCGCTTATTGGGCACAAGTATACTCAGGATTTATTCCGAAACTAATGAATATGTTAAACAATGCTAGCTATGCCATAATTGTTGGAGTTGGTGGGCTATTAGCATTGAAATCAGGTGCTGTGTCTATCGGGGTTATTGTTATTTTTGTAGAATATTCGAGACAATTCACTAGACCATTGAATGACTTATCAAATCAATTTAATACATTGTTATCTGCGATTGCAGGTGCAGAAAGAGTATTTGAAGTATTAGATGAAGAAAGAGAAGAAGTAGATGAAAAGACAGCAATTGTAATGAAAGAGATTAAAGGAGAGGTTCAATTTAGTCATGTTTCTTTTTCTTATGAGTCAGATAAGGAAATATTAAGGGATATTCACTTTAAAGTAAAACCAGGTGAAACAATTGCGCTGGTTGGACCAACTGGAGCTGGAAAAACAACCATCATCCAGCTAATAACGAGATTCTATGATGCAACGACAGGGAACATATTGGTGGACGGCCAAGAAATTACAAAAATAAAAAGAGAAAGCCTCCGCTCGCATATGGGATTTGTCCTTCAGGATAGTTACCTATTTGAAGGAACAATCAAGGAAAATATTCGCTATGGCAGATTGAATGCCACCGATAAGGAAGTCGAGAATGCTGCAAAGATGGCCAACGCTCATGGCTTCATTGAACATCTTTCGGAAGGCTATGACACGATTCTTTCTGCAAATGGAAATGGAATAAGTCAAGGGCAGAAACAGTTGTTATCCATCTCCCGAGCAATTCTAGCCGATCCGTCCATTCTTATACTAGATGAAGCAACAAGTAGTATTGATACAATTACCGAGGTGAAAATTCAAGATGCTTTAAAGCGCTTGATGAAAGGGAAAACAAGTTTTGTTGTTGCCCATCGACTAAATACCATTAAACATGCAGATGTGATTCTTGTTTTGGATAAGGGGATGATTGTTGAAAAAGGATCGCATGAAGAATTATTGAAGAAACAAGGTTTTTATTATGAATTACATCAAAATCAATTTTCCGAAGCGAGCGAATAA
- a CDS encoding GTP pyrophosphokinase, with translation MESVKQLKTYIENNNFNLHEISNELNEWKNSLIIYNFALDEINTKLKILNEEFQFIHNHNPIEHIKSRIKDPKGIMQKLHRKGHPITIENAKKYIHDIAGVRITCSFISDIYEIYNIIEKQDDIKVIQVKDYIQNPKPNGYKSLHLIISIPVFLSTGMQEVLVEIQIRTIAMDFWASLEHKTYYKFDKSVPAHLLSELKDAADAAHELDVKMKKIKDSVDIFQTIGKNQTLI, from the coding sequence ATGGAAAGTGTAAAACAACTTAAAACATATATAGAAAATAATAATTTTAACTTACATGAAATATCTAATGAATTGAATGAATGGAAAAATAGCTTAATCATATATAACTTTGCTTTAGACGAGATCAATACAAAATTAAAGATTTTAAATGAAGAATTTCAGTTTATTCATAACCATAATCCGATTGAACACATTAAATCACGAATTAAGGATCCAAAAGGCATCATGCAAAAACTTCATCGGAAAGGGCATCCTATTACAATCGAAAATGCGAAGAAATATATACATGATATTGCGGGTGTCCGTATTACTTGTTCCTTTATTTCGGATATTTATGAAATTTATAATATAATTGAGAAACAAGATGATATTAAGGTAATACAAGTAAAGGATTATATTCAAAATCCAAAACCAAACGGATACAAAAGTTTACATTTGATCATAAGTATTCCTGTCTTCTTAAGCACAGGCATGCAAGAAGTATTGGTAGAAATTCAAATCAGAACGATTGCGATGGATTTTTGGGCAAGCTTAGAACATAAAACATATTATAAATTTGATAAATCTGTGCCCGCACATTTACTTAGTGAATTAAAAGACGCTGCTGATGCAGCCCATGAATTAGATGTGAAAATGAAGAAAATTAAAGATAGTGTCGATATATTCCAAACAATAGGGAAAAATCAGACGTTAATATAA
- a CDS encoding DEAD/DEAH box helicase: MKDQLFWNTFKPFIQQNWGKADFKQATSIQEQSIPLILEGKDVIAESPTGTGKTLAYLLPVLNKMDAESKNIQAICLASSQELVMQILAEVQKWGEGSGIRAASFIGGANVKRQLEKLKKHPHLVICTPGRALELIKQKKLKMHEVKTVVLDEADQLLVAEHIESVRQIIKATLKERQVVLFSATLPKQTELIANELVQDAEIIRIKKDKVIEAAEVEHIYFQAEYRDKVKLLEPISRLKNAKILVFVKDIGNLSVIHEKLTYKKIQTSILHSDLNKMERQKSLNDFREGKRNMLLATDVAARGLDIQHITHVVHYDLATNQTQYIHRSGRTGRFGASGVVVSLVTEREERELKQMAKKLNLNLSRKNFYQGEMVDYKIRTKK, from the coding sequence ATGAAAGATCAGCTATTTTGGAATACATTTAAACCATTTATACAACAAAACTGGGGGAAAGCAGATTTTAAACAAGCAACATCTATCCAAGAACAATCGATTCCACTTATATTAGAGGGGAAAGATGTTATTGCTGAATCCCCAACAGGAACGGGGAAAACACTGGCGTATTTATTACCGGTTTTAAATAAAATGGATGCAGAATCAAAGAATATTCAAGCGATTTGTCTTGCTTCCTCTCAAGAGCTTGTCATGCAAATTTTAGCGGAAGTGCAGAAATGGGGAGAGGGTAGTGGAATTCGAGCTGCCTCTTTTATTGGAGGCGCAAATGTAAAAAGACAGTTGGAGAAGCTTAAAAAACATCCGCATCTTGTAATTTGTACACCAGGGAGAGCACTGGAGTTAATTAAGCAGAAAAAATTGAAAATGCATGAAGTAAAAACCGTTGTTTTAGATGAAGCGGATCAATTATTGGTAGCGGAGCATATAGAATCCGTTCGACAAATAATTAAAGCCACTTTAAAGGAAAGACAAGTTGTCTTGTTTTCTGCGACATTACCGAAACAGACAGAGCTTATTGCAAATGAGCTTGTTCAAGATGCGGAAATTATTCGCATAAAGAAAGATAAAGTAATTGAAGCAGCAGAAGTAGAGCATATTTATTTTCAAGCAGAATATCGCGATAAAGTAAAACTATTAGAGCCAATCTCTCGTTTGAAAAACGCAAAGATTCTTGTGTTCGTAAAAGATATTGGTAATTTAAGTGTTATTCATGAAAAATTAACCTATAAAAAAATTCAAACAAGCATTTTGCACTCTGATTTGAATAAAATGGAGCGTCAAAAGTCATTAAATGATTTCCGAGAAGGAAAGAGAAATATGCTACTAGCAACAGATGTGGCAGCAAGAGGACTTGATATTCAACATATCACACATGTTGTTCATTATGATTTAGCAACAAATCAAACACAGTATATACACCGTTCCGGTAGAACGGGTAGATTTGGTGCATCCGGAGTAGTTGTTAGTTTAGTGACGGAAAGAGAAGAAAGAGAATTGAAACAGATGGCTAAAAAGCTAAATCTAAATTTATCACGAAAAAACTTTTACCAAGGAGAAATGGTGGATTATAAAATAAGAACAAAAAAATAA
- a CDS encoding GerAB/ArcD/ProY family transporter has translation MLKENISLTQLAAVVFNFHIGSTIVIGLGLKAKEDAWIALLIALGLGIIITMFFIFMISLAPGKNLFEMFEYCFNRPIAKGLSIVYAVYFFYYGCRIIRDFGELIASTVLPLTPIEVSTIILVLVMGYILYMGLEVLARTAEIFTPYAFVFIMLLFIFLYAGGNLDFSNIRPVLAGGFKPIWSAIFPYEIVRPYGQLLVLTYIVSSVSNAKYSKRIIIYSVLISSLLLLLSSLMIILSLGHDIGLRSNFPLLSAARLVSIGNFLQRIDAIVVFCMMLGTLVKSCIYIYGGLKALEYVFNQTFRYFAIPMVCIVGVFTTLIARNYTDHLNEGLQSNPFLLHIPLQFGLPVLMVFIMLIKHRNKTSSKKKMTSKYTEQGS, from the coding sequence ATGTTAAAGGAAAACATTTCGTTAACTCAATTGGCGGCAGTTGTTTTTAATTTCCATATTGGAAGTACGATTGTAATAGGCCTTGGTTTAAAAGCAAAAGAGGATGCATGGATTGCTCTACTAATTGCTTTAGGGCTAGGAATCATTATCACTATGTTTTTTATCTTTATGATATCTTTAGCACCTGGGAAAAATTTATTTGAAATGTTTGAGTATTGCTTTAATCGACCGATTGCGAAGGGGCTTAGCATCGTTTATGCTGTTTATTTTTTTTATTATGGCTGTCGAATCATTCGGGACTTTGGAGAATTAATTGCCAGTACTGTTCTTCCTTTAACACCAATTGAAGTTTCAACCATAATACTAGTGTTAGTAATGGGCTATATATTGTATATGGGATTGGAGGTTCTTGCGAGAACAGCTGAAATCTTCACTCCGTATGCATTTGTGTTTATAATGCTTTTATTTATTTTCTTGTATGCTGGCGGAAATCTTGATTTCTCTAATATCCGGCCAGTGTTAGCAGGGGGATTCAAGCCTATATGGAGTGCTATTTTTCCATATGAAATTGTCCGGCCATATGGACAATTGCTGGTTTTGACCTACATAGTTAGCAGTGTATCTAATGCTAAATATAGCAAAAGAATAATTATTTATAGTGTGCTTATTTCAAGCCTTTTATTGCTGCTTTCATCGTTAATGATTATTTTGTCTTTAGGACATGATATTGGTTTGCGCTCCAATTTTCCTTTATTAAGTGCAGCCCGGCTCGTTTCAATCGGTAATTTCCTACAAAGAATTGATGCAATTGTCGTTTTCTGTATGATGTTAGGAACTCTCGTAAAAAGCTGTATTTATATTTATGGGGGATTAAAAGCTTTAGAATATGTTTTTAATCAGACGTTTCGATATTTTGCGATTCCGATGGTTTGTATTGTAGGCGTTTTTACAACATTAATTGCACGGAATTATACAGATCATCTAAATGAAGGGTTGCAGTCTAATCCTTTCCTATTACATATTCCTTTGCAGTTCGGATTACCAGTGCTGATGGTATTTATTATGTTAATAAAACATCGGAACAAGACTAGCTCTAAGAAAAAGATGACTAGTAAGTATACCGAACAAGGTTCTTAA
- a CDS encoding GerAB/ArcD/ProY family transporter, which translates to MIMLTEKLSLTQIFTMIINFLLGSSIVVGVGIDAKRDAWLVVLIGMFIGLIIMSFYLYLMSLLPGKNIYQIIEYCFSRKVAVLFALVYLSYFIYISSRVIRDFGELITSAILPATPIEFTILMLMLVIGYILYLGIEVLGRTAEIFSPYMFVFILLLFIFLYAGEKINLTNVQPILSSGIKPILKSAIPSIIAFPYGELIAFTVIFAHIGDFKITRRVCLISVFVASLILLSSVFLIIATLGENTAARANFPLLIAARLVSIGEFLERIDVLVVFIMMLGILIKSSVFLYGGLKGIEYIFKIPYRYFAMPVSCIVAMFSIFITLDFSDHLVEGLNVDLFILHVPLEFMIPISITSIVLVKKWKKQRNEERGLKV; encoded by the coding sequence ATGATTATGTTGACAGAAAAACTATCTTTAACCCAAATATTTACGATGATTATAAATTTCCTTCTTGGAAGTTCAATCGTAGTCGGTGTGGGAATTGATGCTAAAAGGGATGCGTGGCTCGTTGTCTTAATCGGAATGTTTATCGGCTTAATTATTATGAGTTTTTATCTTTATTTAATGTCATTGCTACCTGGAAAAAATATATATCAGATAATTGAATATTGTTTTTCTAGAAAGGTCGCTGTTTTATTTGCGCTCGTTTATTTAAGCTATTTTATCTATATTTCTTCAAGAGTAATTAGAGACTTTGGGGAATTAATTACTTCAGCTATTCTTCCAGCAACACCTATAGAATTCACCATTTTAATGCTAATGTTAGTTATTGGCTATATTTTATATCTAGGCATAGAGGTGCTGGGGAGGACAGCGGAAATATTTAGCCCTTATATGTTTGTATTTATATTATTACTGTTCATCTTTTTATACGCAGGAGAGAAAATTAATCTTACTAATGTACAACCAATTCTTAGCAGTGGAATTAAACCAATCCTTAAATCGGCTATTCCGTCTATCATTGCCTTCCCTTATGGTGAGCTAATCGCATTTACTGTTATTTTTGCCCACATAGGGGACTTTAAGATAACTAGGAGGGTATGTTTAATCAGTGTATTTGTAGCAAGCTTAATCTTATTGTCTTCTGTATTTCTCATCATTGCTACTTTAGGAGAAAATACAGCAGCTCGCGCCAATTTTCCATTATTGATTGCTGCAAGGCTTGTTAGTATTGGAGAATTTCTTGAAAGAATAGACGTGTTAGTTGTGTTTATTATGATGTTAGGGATACTAATTAAAAGTTCTGTGTTTTTATATGGTGGCTTAAAAGGAATTGAGTATATTTTTAAAATTCCTTATCGCTATTTTGCGATGCCAGTTTCCTGTATTGTAGCGATGTTTTCTATCTTTATTACACTAGATTTTTCCGATCACCTTGTAGAAGGACTAAATGTCGATTTATTCATTTTGCATGTTCCGCTTGAATTTATGATTCCTATTTCAATCACGTCTATAGTACTAGTGAAAAAATGGAAAAAACAAAGGAATGAAGAAAGGGGGCTAAAGGTATGA
- a CDS encoding spore germination protein, with product MNYFKKLMSINSKKEIPSNVVPTKAKEIGIDHLTFEALKEIINENFGNTTDLQSDVIRVGKSEGCIYYLETVVNTEMLKEMLGNTLENSADKDIVIATVDDLQELSKKSFGVSGYKLLKTVNHIVSSILEGRIVIVFRGVGQALSLNYINSEGRAVAEPTTQTVVRGPKDSFVEDASTNINLIRKRIKNHHLRFEKFMIGNETRTNVYMGYMYSIANEKIVAEVRARLNKIDISAVFESANIEELIVDKSFTVFPLAMNTERPDAVATYLMDAKIAIIIDGSPFVLVVPAVLTDFFTSPEDNYQNYFMSSFVRLIRYISFMIGLIMPSAYVGVLTFHPELLPTTLLLSVIAQRENVPFPAVVEVFIMEITFEILREAGVRMPRAVGQTVSIVGALVIGQAAAEAGIISNIMVIIVAITAIANFVFPNYNFANASRLIRFVLIIVASILGLYGVLLILVFMVAHLSSLRSFGVPYLAPVAPFIIEDQKDVFVRFPLWSISKRPSYLSPNIKNKQKPQGSPSPPKPESGKKQ from the coding sequence ATGAATTATTTTAAAAAATTAATGTCTATTAATAGCAAAAAAGAAATTCCCTCCAATGTCGTTCCGACCAAAGCAAAGGAAATAGGCATAGATCATCTGACCTTTGAAGCATTAAAAGAGATAATCAATGAAAACTTTGGCAATACTACTGATTTGCAGTCTGATGTGATTCGAGTAGGGAAAAGTGAAGGGTGTATTTATTATTTAGAAACAGTAGTGAATACAGAAATGTTAAAAGAAATGTTAGGAAATACATTAGAGAATTCAGCAGATAAAGATATTGTTATCGCTACAGTGGACGATTTGCAGGAGTTAAGTAAAAAAAGTTTTGGTGTTTCTGGTTATAAATTATTGAAGACAGTTAATCATATCGTTTCATCTATTTTGGAAGGTCGCATTGTTATTGTTTTTAGAGGGGTTGGGCAGGCGCTTAGTTTAAATTATATCAACAGTGAAGGAAGAGCAGTAGCTGAGCCTACTACACAAACAGTAGTAAGGGGACCAAAGGACTCTTTTGTAGAGGATGCGTCGACAAATATAAACTTAATAAGAAAAAGAATAAAAAATCATCACTTGCGTTTTGAAAAATTTATGATAGGAAACGAAACACGTACAAATGTATACATGGGCTATATGTATTCCATTGCAAATGAAAAAATAGTGGCGGAAGTTCGAGCGCGATTAAATAAAATTGACATTTCTGCTGTGTTTGAGTCTGCAAATATCGAGGAACTGATTGTTGATAAAAGTTTTACTGTTTTTCCACTAGCCATGAATACAGAGCGTCCAGATGCAGTAGCGACTTATTTAATGGACGCAAAGATTGCCATTATCATTGATGGATCGCCGTTTGTATTAGTTGTTCCAGCAGTACTTACTGATTTCTTTACTTCTCCGGAAGATAACTATCAAAACTATTTTATGAGCAGTTTTGTTCGTTTAATTCGATATATATCTTTTATGATTGGGTTAATCATGCCTTCTGCGTATGTTGGTGTTTTAACTTTTCATCCAGAGCTTTTACCAACTACTTTGTTATTAAGTGTTATTGCACAACGGGAGAATGTTCCTTTTCCCGCCGTAGTCGAAGTCTTTATTATGGAGATAACCTTTGAAATTCTAAGAGAAGCAGGGGTAAGGATGCCACGGGCTGTTGGTCAAACGGTTTCTATTGTTGGAGCATTGGTTATAGGACAGGCAGCGGCTGAAGCGGGGATTATTTCCAATATTATGGTTATCATTGTTGCGATTACTGCGATTGCTAATTTTGTTTTTCCCAATTATAATTTCGCAAACGCATCGAGACTCATTCGATTTGTGCTGATCATTGTAGCTTCTATATTAGGTCTATACGGTGTACTTTTAATACTAGTATTCATGGTTGCACACTTAAGTTCATTGCGTTCCTTCGGAGTTCCTTATTTAGCACCAGTAGCTCCATTTATCATAGAAGATCAAAAAGATGTATTTGTCCGCTTTCCACTATGGTCCATTAGTAAGCGTCCATCTTATTTAAGCCCAAATATAAAGAATAAGCAAAAGCCGCAAGGATCACCATCTCCTCCTAAACCAGAAAGTGGGAAGAAACAGTGA
- a CDS encoding Ger(x)C family spore germination protein — translation MKKIGVFLCILNCLFLLTGCWDRKELAEIKLVAGMAIDKGEDAKYKVTVEALNEKELNTQYASGNAATIVEGIEGNSISEITHLFNEYFAEFLIYSHMKLLVISEEVASAGMLDFIDFLERNREIRDDFNIIIAKDGKAEDILKISAHYRKASSLKISPQLDHLLEDWGGDPKMSIINFISELTLEGKEPVLAAVRLKGDKEKGKSMENIMQVTPDAIVVVDSLAIFKDGKLVGFLSMEDSRNYLWIRNDLKTTSLSVECQKGDYSSVRVTESKTEVTSKWKNNKPDIHVKIKAEGYLEGTQCYKSVDKLGTIEKYEKLVNDTFSQKIKDTISNVQKQYQADIFGFGEVMRRQDYHSFMKVKDNWGEEFSNADVKVDVDFVLRRSGIRSKSFLTETEK, via the coding sequence GTGAAAAAAATTGGCGTCTTTCTATGTATACTAAATTGTTTATTTTTACTAACTGGCTGTTGGGATAGAAAGGAATTGGCAGAAATTAAATTAGTAGCAGGGATGGCCATTGATAAAGGAGAAGATGCCAAATACAAAGTGACAGTAGAGGCGTTGAATGAGAAGGAATTAAATACCCAGTATGCATCTGGAAATGCGGCTACAATAGTAGAAGGAATTGAGGGAAACTCTATTTCAGAGATAACGCACCTTTTTAATGAATACTTTGCCGAGTTTTTAATTTATTCCCATATGAAACTGCTAGTAATCAGTGAAGAAGTAGCAAGTGCAGGTATGCTTGATTTTATTGATTTTCTGGAAAGAAATAGAGAAATACGGGATGATTTTAACATTATCATTGCAAAAGATGGAAAAGCAGAAGATATTTTAAAAATATCTGCCCATTATCGAAAAGCCTCTTCTCTAAAGATATCTCCTCAATTAGATCATTTATTGGAGGATTGGGGGGGAGATCCTAAGATGAGCATCATTAATTTTATCTCAGAACTTACCCTAGAAGGGAAAGAGCCAGTTTTAGCGGCTGTCCGCTTAAAAGGAGATAAGGAAAAGGGAAAGAGTATGGAAAATATCATGCAGGTTACTCCTGATGCAATTGTAGTTGTAGATTCATTAGCGATATTTAAAGATGGGAAATTGGTTGGATTTCTTAGCATGGAGGATTCAAGAAACTATTTATGGATTCGAAATGATTTAAAGACTACATCTTTGTCTGTTGAATGCCAAAAAGGAGACTATAGTTCCGTTCGTGTTACCGAATCAAAAACAGAAGTCACTTCTAAATGGAAAAATAATAAACCTGATATTCATGTGAAAATAAAGGCAGAAGGGTATCTTGAAGGAACACAATGTTATAAAAGTGTAGATAAGCTAGGAACAATTGAGAAATATGAAAAATTAGTAAATGATACTTTTTCTCAAAAAATTAAGGATACGATTTCAAATGTACAGAAACAATATCAAGCCGATATCTTTGGTTTTGGAGAAGTGATGAGAAGACAGGATTACCATTCATTTATGAAAGTAAAGGATAATTGGGGAGAAGAATTTTCGAATGCAGATGTAAAAGTAGATGTAGATTTTGTTCTAAGAAGGTCTGGTATACGTTCTAAAAGCTTCTTGACGGAAACAGAAAAATAA
- a CDS encoding IS110 family RNA-guided transposase gives MEAMIERCAGLDVHQETVVACVLFGSLDKKPNKEIQTFPTTTSGLLALSDWLSSHKITDAVMESTGVYWKPVWNVIECDFQLILANAQHVKNVPGRKTDVKDAEWLAKLLRSGLIEKNFVPPKEIRDLRDLTRYRKKLIHTRTSERNRIHKILQDANIKLTSVLSDIFGVTGCRIIEALINGEKIGVFELQQMVDSRVKASTTDIAEALNGGIRKHHIDMLRFHWDHINHIDETIEKVVERIDQALIPYQEECELLDTIPGVDKNASAIFIAEMGVDMSVFKSSKHLASWAGVSPGNYESAGKKKTGKTQYGNKSLRTTAVECSMATDRQYNRISAHRKRIMKRQGKSKARIASAHLILTIAYNILKTRQPYQELGPDYVDLEQSKEQKMIQYLKRKGYRIEPTNEQIA, from the coding sequence ATGGAAGCTATGATTGAACGGTGTGCAGGCCTAGATGTACACCAAGAAACAGTAGTTGCTTGTGTTTTATTTGGTTCATTAGATAAAAAACCAAATAAAGAGATTCAAACCTTTCCAACAACCACAAGTGGCCTTTTGGCACTTAGCGACTGGCTATCCTCACACAAAATAACGGATGCTGTAATGGAAAGTACCGGTGTATATTGGAAGCCCGTTTGGAATGTTATAGAATGTGACTTCCAATTAATCCTCGCCAATGCCCAACATGTTAAAAATGTTCCCGGAAGGAAAACAGACGTAAAAGATGCGGAGTGGTTAGCTAAACTTTTGCGTTCTGGACTAATTGAAAAAAATTTTGTACCGCCCAAAGAAATTCGTGATTTGCGAGATTTAACCCGGTATCGTAAAAAACTCATCCATACACGAACTTCTGAGCGCAATCGAATCCACAAAATTCTACAGGATGCAAATATTAAACTAACTTCTGTTTTATCTGACATTTTTGGTGTCACTGGTTGTCGCATTATTGAAGCCCTAATAAACGGCGAAAAAATAGGTGTGTTTGAACTTCAACAAATGGTTGATTCAAGAGTTAAGGCGAGCACAACAGATATTGCAGAAGCCCTTAACGGTGGAATACGTAAACATCATATTGATATGTTACGTTTCCATTGGGACCATATCAATCACATCGATGAAACAATCGAAAAAGTAGTTGAACGCATAGACCAAGCGCTTATTCCTTATCAAGAGGAGTGCGAACTACTAGATACCATACCGGGTGTGGATAAAAATGCATCCGCAATCTTTATAGCTGAAATGGGTGTAGACATGTCAGTATTTAAAAGTTCTAAACATCTAGCCTCATGGGCTGGAGTGAGTCCAGGAAATTATGAGAGTGCCGGTAAAAAAAAAACAGGTAAAACTCAGTACGGAAACAAATCATTAAGAACCACCGCTGTTGAATGTTCCATGGCTACAGATAGACAGTATAATCGCATATCTGCACATAGAAAAAGAATTATGAAACGACAAGGAAAATCGAAAGCACGGATCGCTTCCGCTCATTTAATCCTAACAATTGCTTACAATATTTTAAAAACAAGGCAACCATATCAGGAACTAGGCCCTGATTATGTTGATCTCGAACAAAGTAAAGAACAAAAAATGATTCAATACTTAAAAAGGAAAGGGTATCGTATTGAACCCACTAATGAACAAATTGCTTAA
- a CDS encoding lmo0954 family membrane protein, producing the protein MKKFGLFLIGATASIILLSQIGPMLGLVISAAILYFAFKQYTKATSTSGKIGWGTAGVIMLIITASNLPAIIGLAAAYVLYLVYKKWNNKQTIITKKSSDDPFQNFEKQWSELNK; encoded by the coding sequence ATGAAAAAATTTGGTTTATTTCTTATCGGGGCAACAGCCTCTATCATCCTTTTATCACAGATAGGTCCAATGTTAGGTTTAGTTATTAGTGCAGCGATTCTCTATTTTGCCTTTAAGCAATACACAAAAGCAACAAGCACATCAGGTAAGATAGGATGGGGGACAGCAGGAGTTATCATGCTGATCATAACTGCAAGTAACCTGCCAGCCATTATTGGATTAGCAGCAGCATATGTATTGTATCTTGTTTATAAAAAATGGAACAACAAACAAACTATTATTACAAAAAAATCATCTGATGACCCTTTTCAAAACTTTGAAAAGCAATGGTCAGAACTAAATAAATAA